In Porites lutea chromosome 1, jaPorLute2.1, whole genome shotgun sequence, a single genomic region encodes these proteins:
- the LOC140928967 gene encoding uncharacterized protein — MLYGHANWVSRLYCLLVIGLIKVGWFHPQNDVKDFRHSALDAITQAARRDEFSSSLGCATLTNNRRHLGLDKLTVSGYSNARVSRYPNAVSTFQLTRLTTSGDVCPNPGPPTTKPSCQMCSRTIARNHRALHCNLCSLNYYMKCGQVTAREYKSIQFRDPKTWICNSCLFNPPLSACGFDESDLLTALPFSSLSDDSFSSVIGTHTPPLSDVLPKDDECESPFTDLVHQLSKCSAKDLKVAHLNICSLRNKIDELRCLQLLCKFEVLAITETHLDETVLDTALNIDGMKLLRLDRKGRKGGGCVLYFAEHLHAIHRKDLFIEGLEAIWLQVKTSSTLALFSVIYRPPDDNLFFERINTPLEKAWLRSENIFLLGDFNCDFSFQGNLDNILHRNTIKLRSIFESFNMHNMIQEATRSTISSRTLLDLFVTTKRDLVSSSGVFPLGLSDHDLIYATIRLKNKRPSPKIIKTGNYKRMDVEKFKHDLELKSSSAYWNLLKRATNPKVRKNNGPLKKEDSTLEFTDSGKVNLMNSYFATIGLKLSSTLPPPTSCGHGITCADKGKTDPPRLTDAYVSKSLVADKIKALKTRKSTGPDNIPPKLLKLAANNLVTDKQWAYRAGFSTELLLIQLTETWREAVDAGLVVAVAFIDFKKAFNSVLHAILETKLEKGFGISGLLLDWLKSYLKERQQYTAVNGSTSEMIPISFGILQGSVLGPTLFTLFTSDLPSSVSSGSVYMFADHTTVYCISDMAEKSIAKLNSALCELNEWYLMNRLTPQVKVRPC; from the exons ATGTTGTACGGCCACGCAAACTGGGTCTCCAGACTATACTGTCTCCTCGTCATAGGTCTTATCAAAGTGGGTTGGTTTCACCCTCAAAATGACGTTAAGGATTTTCGCCACTCAGCGCTTGATGCTATAACACAAGCAGCTCGGCGGGATGAGTTTTCATCAAGCTTAGGCTGTGCGACTTTAACAAACAACAGACGCCATCTTGGACTCGACAAACTCACAGTCAGTGGCTACTCAAATGCAAGAGTTAGTCGTTATCCTAATGCTGTGTCCACGTTCCAGTTAACCCGCCTAACAACTAGTGGAGATGTATGCCCAAATCCCGGTCCTCCTACGACAAAACCTAGCTGTCAAATGTGTTCAAGAACAATCGCTCGCAACCACCGAGCATTACACTGCAACTTGTGCAGCCTAAATTACTACATGAAATGTGGTCAGGTGACAGCCAGGGAATACAAATCTATTCAATTTAGAGACCCGAAGACATGGATTTGCAATAGCTGTTTATTTAACCCACCCCTGTCGGCCTGTGGATTCGACGAATCTGACCTGCTTACAGCTTTACCTTTCAGTTCATTGTCAGACGACTCGTTTTCTTCAGTGATTGGGACTCATACACCGCCGCTTTCTGACGTACTTCCCAAAGATGACGAATGCGAAAGTCCTTTCACTGACCTAGTCCATCAACTGTCTAAATGCTCAGCTAAAGATCTAAAGGTAGCACATTTGAACATCTGCAGCTTAAGAAACAAAATCGACGAATTAAGATGCTTGCAGTTATTATGCAAATTTGAGGTGCTGGCAATAACTGAAACTCACCTCGACGAAACTGTGTTAGACACTGCCTTGAACATTGACGGGATGAAGCTATTACGACTCGACCGCAAAGGACGCAAAGGAGGAGGTTGCGTTTTGTATTTTGCAGAACATTTACATGCTATTCATCGCAAAGATTTGTTTATTGAGGGTCTTGAAGCGATTTGGCTACAAGTCAAAACTTCTAGCACCCTGGCCCTATTTTCTGTCATTTACAGACCACCTGACGACAACCTTTTCTTCGAACGCATCAACACGCCACTTGAAAAAGCCTGGCTGagatctgaaaatatttttctactCGGCGACTTTAACTGTgacttttcttttcaaggcaaTCTAGATAACATCCTGCACCGAAACACAATCAAACTGCGTTCTATCTTTGAGTCGTTTAATATGCATAATATGATTCAGGAGGCCACAAGATCAACAATTTCATCACGCACATTGCTCGATCTCTTTGTAACAACAAAAAGGGATCTCGTCAGTTCTTCTGGAGTATTCCCACTGGGACTATCAGATCATGATTTAATTTATGCAACCATTCGTCTCAAGAACAAAAGACCATCGCCAAAAATCATCAAAACAGGAAATTACAAAAGAATGGACGTAGAGAAATTTAAACATGATCTTGAAC TCAAGTCCTCCAGTGCATACTGGAATCTTCTTAAAAGGGCTACCAACCCCAAGGTCCGCAAAAACAACGGGCCTCTTAAAAAGGAAGACAGCACCCTGGAATTTACGGACTCGGGAAAAGTAAACCTGATGAACTCTTATTTTGCTACGATTGGCCTAAAGCTATCCAGCACATTACCCCCGCCTACAAGTTGTGGACACGGGATAACTTGCGCAGACAAGGGCAAGACGGATCCTCCTCGACTCACAGATGCCTATGTTTCAAAGTCTTTAGTAGCGGACAAAATAAAGGcgctaaaaacaagaaaatccacGGGTCCTGATAACATACCTCCAAAGCTTTTAAAGCTAGCAG CTAATAATCTAGTCACAGACAAACAATGGGCATACCGTGCAGGATTTTCAACAGAACTGTTACTAATACAGCTTACTGAAACATGGAGAGAAGCTGTGGACGCAGGCTTAGTGGTAGCAGTTGCCTTcatagattttaaaaaggcattcaatAGTGTGTTGCACGCCATTCTCGAAACGAAGTTGGAAAAGGGCTTTGGCATATCAGGGCTACTCCTGGATTGGCTTAAAAGTTACTTAAAGGAAAGACAGCAATACACAGCTGTTAATGGATCAACTTCAGAGATGATACCGATCTCTTTTGGAATTCTTCAAGGGTCTGTCTTGGGGCCGACACTCTTCACTCTCTTCACGAGCGATCTTCCGTCCTCAGTATCTTCCGGATCCGTCTATATGTTTGCTGACCACACAACGGTTTACTGCATAAGTGACATGGCAGAAAAAAGTATTGCCAAGTTAAATTCTGCACTTTGTGAATTAAACGAGTGGTACCTCATGAACAGATTAACACCCCAAGTAAAAGTGAGGCCATGCTAA